The Amycolatopsis methanolica 239 nucleotide sequence CAGGCCCGCCCGACGGTGCCGCTGCCGGAGGCCGGCGTCAACGAGCCGGCCACGCCGCGGGACTCGATGGCCGACCGGGAGACCCGGCTGGTCATCAAGGAGGCCCTGGCGCAGCTGCCGGAGGATCAGCGGATGCCGATCGTGCTGGTCGACGTCGAGGGGTACTCGGTCAGCGAGACCGCCAAGATGCTCGGCATCGCGGAGGGCACGGTGAAGAGCCGGTGCGCCCGCGGCCGCGCCAAACTCGCCAAAGTTCTCGGTCACCTCCGGAACCCGGATGCATTAGCGAACGTCCCAACTCCCGAAAGCAAACGGGAGCGCGGCGGCCGGTCTGGGGCACAGCGCGAGAGGGAGGGACGATGACGGACGAGAGTCGGGGGATCGAGGCCGCCGGCCCGCCCTGGTCTGTCGACCTGCTCGCGGACCTGCACGCCGGCGTCCTGGACGACGACGAAGCCGCCCGCCTGTGGCCACTGGTGCAGGCCGATCCCGAAGCGCGCGCGATCATCGACGCCCTGGAGGTGACCGCTGCCGACCTGGCGGACCTGAGCGCGGACGTCCCGCCGATGCCGGCCGAGTTCGCAGCCCGCCTGGACGCCGCGATCGCCGAGGAGTCCCGCCGCGCGTTCCCCCAGCAGCAGCCCGGCGTGGCGCCGGTGGTGAGCCTGGACGCGGCCCGCCATCGCCGCAAAAAGCGCATCGGCTGGATCAGCGGGGTGGTGGCCGTGGCCGCCGCCGCGGTGGCCGCCGTGGCGATCGCCATCCCGGGCGGCACGTCGCCTTCCTCGGGCGGGAACGTCGCCGCGCCGCCGCCCGGCCAGAGCGCCCCGCAGCCGCCGCTGAACCTGCGCAGCGACCAGGCCGCGAGCGCGGTCGGCCAGATGCAGGGCACGTTCGACTACGGCCCGCTGGGCGGTGCGGACGCGCTGCAGACGTGCCTGACCGCCGCCGGCTTCGCCGACACCGCCAAGCCGATCGGGGTCCGCCAGGGCTCCATCGACGGGCAGCCGGCCGTGCTGACCCTGCTGACCACCGGTCAGCTGGCGAAGTTCCGGCTGGTCGCCTTCGCCCCGACCTGCGGCGCGGGCAACGCCGGAGTGCTCTTGGACAAGGTGATCGGGTAAGCGCGTTCCGCGACACGGGCGACGCGTGTCACCTTGGGAACACGGGACCCTACGATCGTGTTGAGCCTGGTACGCAGGTCACGACGAGCGGAGGTCTACGGGTGGCAGCGGAAAACGTTCGGAACCTCATCATCGTGGGGTCGGGTCCGGCCGGGTACACGGCCGCGGTGTACGCCGCACGTGCCCAGCTCGAACCGCTGGTGTTCGAGGGTTCCCAGTTCGGCGGCGCGCTGATGACCACCACCGAGGTCGAGAACTACCCCGGCTTCCGGGACGGCATCCAGGGTCCCGACCTGATGGAGGAGATGCGCAAGCAGGCCGAGCGCTTCGGCGCCGAACTGCGCGCCGAGGACGTGGAGAAGCTCGAGCTGGAGGGCGACGTCAAGTACGTCACCGCCCACGGCACGCGCTACGCGGCCAAGGCCGTCATCCTCGCCATGGGTTCGGCCGCTCGCTACCTCAACGTGCCCGGTGAGCAGGAGCTGCTCGGCCGCGGTGTCTCGGCGTGCGCGACCTGTGACGGCTTCTTCTTTCGCGACCAGGACATCGCCGTACTCGGCGGTGGCGACTCCGCCATGGAGGAGGCCACCTTCCTGACCAAGTTCGCCCGGTCGGTGACGATCGTGCACCGGCGCGAGGAGTTCCGCGCCTCCAAGATCATGCTCGAGCGCGCCCGCGCGAACGAGAAGATCAAGTGGGCGCTGAACAAGCAGGTCGTCGAGGTGCAGGGGGACACCACCGTGTCCGGCCTGAAGCTCAAGGACACCGTCACCGGCGAGGAGTCGGTGCTCGACGTCA carries:
- the trxB gene encoding thioredoxin-disulfide reductase, producing MAAENVRNLIIVGSGPAGYTAAVYAARAQLEPLVFEGSQFGGALMTTTEVENYPGFRDGIQGPDLMEEMRKQAERFGAELRAEDVEKLELEGDVKYVTAHGTRYAAKAVILAMGSAARYLNVPGEQELLGRGVSACATCDGFFFRDQDIAVLGGGDSAMEEATFLTKFARSVTIVHRREEFRASKIMLERARANEKIKWALNKQVVEVQGDTTVSGLKLKDTVTGEESVLDVTGFFVAIGHDPRSDLVKGQVELDAEGYVLTKGRTSYTNLPGVFAAGDLVDHTYRQAITAAGSGCSAAIDAERWLAEHAGNPEAEIAPELVGGGYGSAN
- the sigM gene encoding RNA polymerase sigma factor SigM, with protein sequence MTAAAPTDADLIAAHASGDPHAFSELVRRHRDRMWAVALRTLRDPEEAADALQDAFISAFRAAANFRAESQVTTWLHRIVVNACLDRVRRRQARPTVPLPEAGVNEPATPRDSMADRETRLVIKEALAQLPEDQRMPIVLVDVEGYSVSETAKMLGIAEGTVKSRCARGRAKLAKVLGHLRNPDALANVPTPESKRERGGRSGAQREREGR
- a CDS encoding anti-sigma factor family protein, which translates into the protein MTDESRGIEAAGPPWSVDLLADLHAGVLDDDEAARLWPLVQADPEARAIIDALEVTAADLADLSADVPPMPAEFAARLDAAIAEESRRAFPQQQPGVAPVVSLDAARHRRKKRIGWISGVVAVAAAAVAAVAIAIPGGTSPSSGGNVAAPPPGQSAPQPPLNLRSDQAASAVGQMQGTFDYGPLGGADALQTCLTAAGFADTAKPIGVRQGSIDGQPAVLTLLTTGQLAKFRLVAFAPTCGAGNAGVLLDKVIG